Proteins co-encoded in one Bemisia tabaci chromosome 9, PGI_BMITA_v3 genomic window:
- the LOC109034816 gene encoding uncharacterized protein, protein MNQKLFLLVVSFAVTINVAKSWNWHFKNLRGLDKGHDKCRKISETNNSEIVRYVHHSCAMFLRHFHAIPSEYQERCPGARDAKCRHLDDKWRCTVRINSQNLADPKKEELETVALRSCLKTITKWKELIEQESVTTVKNWDHLVGNATGTGGAASAEGKKKGTAERSTIAIGGATVVPKEIGKAPEKTGSRTTKSVPSQAGKQKKRKKPMGNTARPKS, encoded by the coding sequence GTAGCGAAGTCGTGGAACTGGCACTTCAAGAACCTGCGCGGCCTGGACAAGGGCCACGACAAGTGCCGGAAGATCTCCGAGACGAACAACAGCGAGATCGTGCGCTACGTCCACCATTCGTGCGCCATGTTCCTCCGCCACTTCCACGCGATCCCGTCGGAGTACCAGGAGCGCTGCCCTGGCGCCCGCGACGCCAAGTGCAGGCACCTCGACGACAAGTGGCGCTGCACGGTCAGGATCAACTCCCAGAACTTGGCCGACCCCAAAAAGGAAGAACTGGAGACGGTGGCGCTTCGCTCTTGCCTCAAGACGATCACCAAGTGGAAGGAGCTCATTGAGCAGGAGTCCGTCACCACGGTGAAGAACTGGGACCACCTCGTGGGCAACGCCACCGGCACTGGTGGAGCAGCTTCGGCTGAGGGGAAGAAGAAAGGCACGGCTGAAAGAAGTACTATCGCGATTGGAGGCGCCACTGTGGTACCGAAAGAGATCGGGAAAGCTCCAGAAAAGACTGGCAGCCGCACCACGAAATCTGTGCCGAGTCAAGCCGGCAAGCAAAAGAAACGGAAGAAACCGATGGGGAACACCGCGAGACCTAAATCATAG